From the Mycoplasmatota bacterium genome, one window contains:
- a CDS encoding ABC transporter ATP-binding protein, with the protein MEYVIEMLNITKQFPGILANDNVTLKLKKGEIHALLGENGAGKSTLMSILFGLYQPDNGVIKVRGKEVRITDPNVANDLKIGMVHQHFKLVHNFSVTQNIVLGDEPKKTFGRINLEQATEKVQELSNLYNLKVDPNALIEDITVGMQQRVEILKMLYRDAEILIFDEPTAVLTPQEIDELMDIMKNFSKEGKSIILITHKLKEIKKVADRCTILRKGKYIDTVNVNEVNEQELAKMMVGRDISFKVDKADKKKGKAILAINNLTLFDEEKNKNKLHVDNLTVHEGEILGIAGIEGNGQSEFVQLLTGLRKPTAGHIIFNRQDITGFPIRKRTELGIGHIPEDRHKHGLVLEYSLEDNFILQEYYTNKFSKNGVLQRGSIRKNALNLIDRFDVRSGKGSETITRSMSGGNQQKAIVGREISRNPKLLVATQPTRGLDAGAVEFIHKELIQARDKNDAVLLVSLELDEILNISDRIAVMYEGEIVDILDAKNTNENQIGLLMSGGKQSGE; encoded by the coding sequence ATGGAATACGTCATTGAGATGTTAAATATAACAAAACAGTTTCCTGGTATATTAGCAAATGATAATGTTACTCTTAAGTTGAAAAAAGGGGAAATACATGCTTTATTAGGAGAAAATGGAGCAGGTAAATCAACATTAATGAGTATTTTATTTGGTTTATATCAACCTGATAATGGAGTAATAAAAGTACGAGGGAAAGAAGTAAGGATAACTGATCCTAATGTAGCAAATGATTTAAAAATTGGTATGGTTCATCAACATTTTAAATTAGTCCACAATTTTTCAGTTACTCAAAATATCGTTTTAGGCGATGAACCTAAAAAAACTTTTGGTAGAATTAACTTAGAACAAGCAACTGAAAAAGTACAAGAATTATCAAATTTATATAATTTGAAAGTTGATCCTAATGCTTTAATTGAAGATATTACAGTAGGGATGCAACAACGTGTTGAAATATTAAAAATGTTATATCGTGATGCAGAAATATTAATATTTGATGAACCTACAGCTGTTTTAACACCACAAGAAATCGATGAATTGATGGACATTATGAAAAATTTCTCTAAAGAAGGAAAATCCATTATCTTAATAACTCATAAATTAAAGGAAATTAAAAAGGTAGCAGATCGTTGTACAATATTACGTAAAGGAAAATATATAGATACAGTTAATGTTAATGAAGTAAATGAGCAAGAATTAGCGAAAATGATGGTTGGACGAGACATTAGCTTTAAGGTAGACAAAGCTGATAAAAAGAAAGGAAAAGCAATTTTAGCAATTAATAATTTAACCCTATTTGATGAAGAAAAAAATAAAAATAAATTGCATGTTGATAATCTCACCGTCCATGAGGGAGAGATATTAGGGATTGCTGGTATCGAAGGGAATGGACAAAGTGAATTTGTTCAGTTATTAACTGGACTAAGGAAACCAACAGCAGGACATATTATTTTTAATCGTCAAGATATTACTGGGTTTCCTATTAGAAAAAGAACTGAATTAGGGATTGGACATATTCCTGAGGATCGTCATAAACACGGGCTAGTTCTTGAGTATTCTTTAGAAGATAACTTTATATTACAAGAATATTATACAAATAAATTTAGTAAAAACGGTGTGTTGCAAAGAGGTTCGATTAGAAAAAATGCACTGAATTTAATTGATCGATTTGATGTTAGAAGTGGAAAAGGTAGTGAGACAATAACAAGGTCGATGTCTGGAGGAAATCAACAAAAAGCGATAGTTGGTAGGGAAATCTCCCGTAATCCTAAATTGCTTGTTGCAACCCAACCTACACGTGGTCTTGATGCAGGTGCAGTTGAGTTTATTCATAAAGAATTAATTCAAGCAAGAGATAAAAATGATGCTGTGTTATTAGTTTCTTTAGAACTTGATGAAATCCTGAATATTAGTGATCGTATAGCAGTTATGTATGAAGGTGAGATTGTTGATATACTGGATGCTAAAAACACGAATGAAAATCAAATTGGTTTACTAATGTCTGGAGGTAAACAAAGTGGAGAATAA
- a CDS encoding BMP family ABC transporter substrate-binding protein, translating into MKKLFTIISVLTLAILMAACGKEKENKTYCDELAKVENAKSLKIGMVTDSGTITDKSFNQGTWDGIKCYVSKNPGEEKYVQPSGEEKVTYLSSIKNLVDAGHDIIITPGYKFETAILEAQDTYENVKFVLIDGIPNNGAFDETRVEKVSDNTVSIYFAEQQAGFLAGVAAALSTETNKLGFIGGMEIPAVQKFGWGFVAGVAYANENFDTNAEVIDYVYQGTFKDTAAGQSLAAGMYDKGIDVIFTAAGGVGVGVFTEAKNRADSGDKVWVVGVDSDQYDLGKYGDLSKSVTLTSALKRVDVAAYDSIAKLATDKWSDFGGKVLNLDITDNAVGLPIDNPNLSDATQDKCDEAAKDLKDGKITVPDTKEDLITYLSENNYTTPSGVEY; encoded by the coding sequence ATGAAAAAGCTTTTCACAATAATTTCTGTTCTTACATTAGCGATTCTTATGGCAGCTTGTGGTAAAGAAAAAGAAAATAAAACCTATTGCGATGAGTTAGCTAAAGTAGAAAACGCTAAAAGTCTTAAAATCGGAATGGTAACTGACTCAGGAACTATTACCGACAAATCATTTAACCAAGGTACTTGGGATGGTATCAAATGTTATGTTTCAAAAAATCCTGGTGAAGAAAAATATGTTCAACCTTCTGGTGAAGAAAAAGTGACTTATTTAAGTTCTATCAAGAACTTAGTAGATGCTGGACATGATATTATCATTACACCTGGTTATAAATTTGAAACAGCAATTTTAGAAGCTCAAGATACATATGAAAATGTTAAATTTGTATTAATTGATGGAATCCCTAATAATGGTGCATTTGATGAAACAAGAGTTGAAAAAGTATCTGATAATACAGTATCAATTTATTTTGCAGAACAACAAGCTGGATTCTTAGCAGGTGTTGCTGCAGCATTATCAACTGAGACTAACAAATTAGGATTCATTGGTGGTATGGAAATTCCTGCTGTACAAAAATTTGGTTGGGGATTTGTTGCTGGTGTAGCGTATGCTAATGAAAACTTTGATACAAATGCAGAAGTTATTGACTATGTATACCAAGGTACATTTAAGGATACTGCTGCAGGACAATCTTTAGCAGCTGGTATGTATGACAAGGGAATTGACGTCATCTTCACTGCTGCTGGTGGTGTAGGTGTAGGTGTATTTACAGAAGCTAAGAACCGTGCAGATTCTGGAGATAAAGTTTGGGTTGTTGGTGTTGACTCTGACCAATATGATTTAGGTAAATACGGTGATTTAAGTAAATCTGTTACATTAACATCAGCATTAAAACGCGTTGACGTAGCAGCTTATGATAGTATTGCCAAATTAGCTACAGATAAATGGTCTGACTTTGGTGGAAAAGTATTAAACTTAGATATTACTGATAATGCTGTTGGATTACCAATCGATAATCCTAACTTATCTGATGCAACACAAGATAAATGTGATGAGGCTGCAAAAGATTTAAAAGATGGTAAGATTACAGTACCAGACACTAAAGAAGATTTAATAACTTACCTATCAGAGAATAATTATACTACACCATCTGGTGTTGAGTACTAG
- a CDS encoding DNA translocase FtsK has translation MSKDKKRKVVDDNNKEGLVYFEIWGILFILFSLILISELGPVGKTLNTLVKMIFGDWYWLILIFMFYYGTMMIIYHEFITYSSIKIKGFIFISAGLLIYSHFPIYNALESQIKSNHSNIVTESYNLFLGYIDRQSSNATFGGGLLGAFLFWTSYVLLGSIGTKIIAIILLISGVAYLFEKTIYDFIDDIYFGIIKLYQKSKKIVKNTFDKMYEVSKYNKTQNKEVVIDKVQLKSPSNQKFDNITLTKNEKIEVKHKKYNKPNLKMLKYHDNKEILENQKEITLQNAKIINDFLKAFNLNLTIDEVYIGPTISTYIIEVENSIKSKKILNYKNDLFVRLDTDNIRMYEKYENKQSLIIEVPNEYRYLVSLREILEEDEDKQMIPIGRNYCGKLHCINFNKMPNILVIGNDINSKIDLLKTIINVIVYKYRPDEFQLILCDSTKFELNSFEYIPHLFYPFIHDFQSMKPMLIKIYTEVEQRLTKLNENKKSFKPILLVLNDFVDFYMNNNDYLKYLNYILVYGGKVSIYTIFSTNNMDEKILTNNLRAQFDGIISFMINNKEISFKYLEDDTTKLLKNGDCIIYSRSDNLSTRVQVVNLTNLDEY, from the coding sequence TTGTCTAAAGATAAAAAGAGAAAAGTTGTAGATGATAATAATAAAGAAGGTTTAGTCTACTTCGAAATTTGGGGGATTTTATTCATTTTATTTTCACTCATCTTAATTTCTGAATTAGGTCCTGTAGGAAAAACACTTAATACATTAGTTAAAATGATTTTTGGTGATTGGTATTGGCTCATTCTCATTTTTATGTTTTATTATGGAACGATGATGATTATTTACCATGAATTTATCACCTATTCTTCAATAAAAATAAAAGGTTTTATTTTTATTAGTGCTGGACTATTGATTTATAGTCATTTTCCAATTTACAATGCCTTAGAGAGTCAAATCAAATCAAATCATTCTAATATTGTAACTGAATCCTATAATTTGTTTTTAGGTTATATTGATAGGCAATCAAGTAACGCTACTTTTGGAGGAGGATTGTTAGGTGCATTTTTGTTTTGGACAAGTTATGTTTTGTTAGGTTCTATTGGGACCAAAATAATTGCGATTATATTGCTTATCTCAGGAGTTGCTTATTTGTTTGAGAAAACAATTTATGACTTCATTGATGATATTTATTTTGGAATCATTAAGTTGTATCAAAAAAGTAAAAAAATAGTGAAAAATACTTTTGATAAAATGTATGAAGTGTCCAAATATAATAAAACTCAAAATAAAGAAGTTGTCATAGATAAAGTACAGTTGAAAAGTCCGAGTAATCAAAAATTTGATAATATTACATTAACTAAAAATGAAAAAATAGAGGTTAAACATAAGAAATATAACAAACCCAATTTAAAAATGTTGAAGTATCATGATAATAAAGAAATATTAGAAAACCAAAAAGAGATTACTTTACAAAACGCCAAAATAATTAATGATTTTTTAAAAGCTTTTAATCTAAACCTTACAATTGATGAGGTATATATCGGTCCTACAATATCAACCTATATTATTGAAGTAGAAAATAGTATTAAGAGTAAAAAAATATTAAATTATAAAAATGATTTATTTGTTCGATTAGATACAGATAATATACGGATGTATGAAAAATATGAAAATAAACAAAGTTTAATCATAGAAGTACCAAATGAGTACCGTTATTTAGTTAGTTTAAGAGAAATTTTAGAAGAAGATGAAGATAAACAAATGATACCAATTGGAAGAAATTACTGTGGTAAGTTACATTGCATAAATTTTAATAAAATGCCAAATATATTAGTGATAGGCAATGACATTAATTCGAAAATAGATTTGTTAAAGACAATTATTAATGTAATCGTTTATAAATATAGGCCGGATGAATTTCAACTAATATTATGTGATTCAACGAAATTTGAACTAAATTCATTTGAATACATCCCGCATTTATTTTATCCATTTATACATGATTTCCAAAGTATGAAACCGATGCTTATAAAAATATATACAGAAGTAGAACAGAGACTCACTAAGTTAAACGAAAATAAAAAAAGTTTTAAACCAATACTTCTAGTACTAAATGATTTTGTTGACTTTTATATGAATAATAATGATTATTTAAAATATTTAAATTATATTTTAGTCTATGGAGGAAAAGTTTCTATTTACACCATTTTCTCAACTAATAATATGGATGAAAAAATCTTAACAAATAATTTAAGGGCACAGTTTGATGGAATCATTTCCTTTATGATTAATAATAAAGAAATATCGTTTAAGTACTTAGAAGATGATACAACAAAATTATTAAAAAATGGAGATTGTATAATCTATTCCCGTTCTGATAATTTAAGTACAAGGGTTCAAGTTGTAAACTTGACGAATTTAGACGAATATTAA
- a CDS encoding ribonuclease J yields the protein MKFVNNIKHSRIKIFALGGLGENGKNMYVIEVNSKIFILDAGLKYPGEDLLGVDAVIPDFKYLVENKNRIVGLFLTHAHDDHMGAVPNLLKNINIPVYGTRLTMALVEDAMRDDGENIDDYQLKKIKSTNVLTFNDVQISFFSTTHSIPDSVGICLNTTDGAIVYTSDYTFEQNVENRYQTSYDQISDISRKGVLALLSESLSADKVGHTTGEARFVYELSEAISQAPGRVIVSVFSSDLQRIQKIINVANEHQRKIAIIGRKMQRIVDIAVKMGYLKFPTPGMLVNLKFIDEANDNNLPNLVVLATGERQEPFDAMIRMSRKLDRLIHIEATDTILIASPPIPGTEIKAARTIDIVYRTGASVITINKNYLPSSHASAEDIKLMINLLKPKYIIPVIGEYRHQYAQAKIAEQMGYDSEKIILLDNGMVVELDQGDLVNISNDIEVDQIMVDGLSVGEISNVVLKDRVMLSQDGILLAILTLDVKTKKIIAGPEIVSRGFIYVKDNEEIINHVQQTLINLVNEHSSNPRNTDMIKMKNEMREKIGRYLYKETKRKPIIMLIVNEL from the coding sequence ATGAAATTTGTGAACAATATAAAACATTCAAGAATTAAGATTTTTGCCTTAGGTGGACTAGGTGAAAATGGAAAAAATATGTATGTCATTGAAGTCAATTCGAAAATTTTCATATTAGACGCTGGTTTAAAGTATCCTGGTGAAGATTTATTGGGGGTTGATGCAGTTATCCCTGATTTTAAATATTTGGTAGAAAATAAAAATCGAATCGTAGGTCTATTTTTAACACATGCTCATGATGATCATATGGGAGCAGTTCCAAATCTTTTAAAAAATATTAATATTCCTGTTTATGGTACACGTCTTACCATGGCTCTAGTTGAAGATGCGATGCGTGATGATGGGGAAAATATCGATGATTATCAATTAAAGAAAATAAAGAGTACAAATGTTTTAACATTCAATGATGTACAAATTTCTTTTTTTAGTACGACCCATAGTATTCCTGATTCAGTAGGAATTTGTTTAAATACAACTGATGGAGCTATTGTTTATACATCCGATTATACATTTGAACAAAATGTTGAAAACAGATATCAGACAAGCTATGATCAAATTTCTGATATCTCTCGCAAAGGTGTTTTAGCGTTATTATCTGAGAGTTTATCAGCTGATAAGGTTGGACATACGACTGGAGAAGCTCGATTTGTCTATGAATTAAGTGAAGCAATTTCACAAGCTCCTGGAAGAGTTATTGTTTCTGTTTTTTCTTCGGACTTACAAAGAATACAAAAGATTATAAATGTTGCGAATGAACATCAACGTAAAATTGCGATTATTGGTCGCAAGATGCAACGAATTGTAGATATCGCGGTTAAAATGGGCTATTTAAAGTTTCCTACCCCAGGAATGCTAGTGAATTTAAAATTTATTGATGAGGCAAATGATAATAATTTACCTAATTTAGTTGTATTAGCAACTGGTGAACGCCAAGAACCTTTTGACGCTATGATTAGAATGTCAAGAAAATTAGACCGTCTTATTCATATAGAAGCAACAGATACCATCTTAATTGCTTCACCACCAATCCCAGGAACTGAAATTAAGGCTGCTCGGACAATTGATATCGTTTATCGGACAGGTGCTAGTGTTATTACAATCAATAAAAATTATTTACCATCTTCTCATGCAAGTGCTGAAGATATCAAATTAATGATTAATTTATTAAAACCTAAATATATTATTCCAGTGATAGGGGAATATCGTCATCAATATGCACAAGCTAAAATCGCCGAACAAATGGGTTATGATTCAGAAAAAATTATCTTATTAGATAATGGGATGGTTGTTGAACTTGATCAAGGTGACTTAGTCAATATTTCTAATGACATTGAAGTTGATCAAATTATGGTCGATGGGTTAAGTGTTGGAGAAATTAGTAATGTGGTGTTAAAAGACCGTGTGATGTTATCTCAAGATGGAATATTACTCGCCATTCTTACTCTCGATGTAAAGACGAAAAAAATAATCGCTGGACCTGAAATTGTTTCTCGTGGTTTTATCTATGTGAAAGATAATGAAGAAATAATTAATCATGTTCAACAAACGTTAATTAATCTAGTTAATGAACACTCATCTAATCCTAGAAATACTGATATGATTAAAATGAAAAATGAGATGAGAGAAAAAATTGGACGCTATTTATATAAAGAAACAAAACGTAAACCAATCATTATGTTAATAGTTAATGAGTTATAA
- the dapA gene encoding 4-hydroxy-tetrahydrodipicolinate synthase: protein MVFGKIITAMVTPFDMDDNINLDTLKKLVEHLIKNNTSCILLSGTTGESPTLTDIEKIVLFEKTLEYVDNRIPVIAGIGTNSTKKTIDFIKKVEYLPLSGYLVVVPYYNKPDQEGMYQHFKTIAQNTKKPIIIYNIPSRTGVDMEYKTIKKLAKISNIVGIKESNKNVDKIKKIKEEIKDFKAYVGDDTLLYDALKHHVDGIVSVASHIYGKSIHHIIQLMRTKQYNDALAIFNIYYPKFEALFIKPNPVPLKAALNHLGFNVGSVRLPLVDMSEEIKNELYSILRI, encoded by the coding sequence ATAGTGTTTGGGAAGATTATTACAGCAATGGTAACTCCATTTGATATGGATGATAATATTAATTTAGATACGTTAAAAAAGTTAGTGGAGCATTTAATAAAAAATAATACTAGTTGTATTTTATTAAGTGGAACAACTGGTGAATCTCCTACATTAACAGACATTGAAAAAATTGTTTTATTTGAAAAAACACTAGAATATGTTGATAATAGAATCCCTGTAATTGCAGGAATTGGAACAAATTCAACGAAAAAGACCATTGATTTTATAAAAAAAGTGGAGTATTTACCACTATCAGGGTATTTAGTTGTCGTCCCTTATTATAATAAACCAGATCAAGAAGGCATGTATCAACATTTTAAAACAATTGCTCAAAATACAAAAAAGCCTATCATTATTTATAATATACCTTCAAGAACAGGGGTTGATATGGAATATAAAACAATTAAAAAATTAGCTAAAATAAGTAATATCGTAGGGATAAAAGAATCAAATAAAAATGTTGATAAAATCAAAAAAATTAAAGAAGAAATAAAAGATTTTAAAGCTTATGTTGGTGATGATACATTACTTTATGATGCGTTAAAGCACCATGTAGATGGAATTGTCTCTGTAGCGAGCCATATTTATGGTAAAAGCATTCATCATATTATACAGTTAATGAGAACGAAGCAGTATAATGATGCATTAGCTATTTTTAACATCTATTATCCAAAATTTGAAGCTTTATTTATAAAACCAAACCCAGTTCCGTTAAAAGCAGCGTTAAATCATTTAGGTTTTAATGTAGGAAGTGTCAGGTTACCATTAGTAGATATGAGTGAAGAAATTAAAAATGAATTATATAGTATTCTTAGGATATAA
- a CDS encoding aspartate kinase, with product MLYKLQKNVLKKRYTVGDSMNIVVQKFGGTSICNKDQFKKSIIHIQKELKLNHKVICVVSAMGRKKDPYATDTLKNLINFHVSKKEQDRLMSIGEIISSIVFTDYLIENDINAIALSTKEIGIITNNNFTNADIIKINDLDILNKLSKFDVLVIPGFQGQTLNGEVTTLGRGGSDTTAIALGIALDALYVEIISDVEGVFTADPRIVKEAIKIPKLNFDVLVDMTKNGSKVLHAKGALLAKYNKVNLRFVAIDDFNCYTEVEDENVLLTNLSYQNDYIKYDIEANISDKNVFEIDNNYYIHSDDEELWKNKLNEQNKTYERTKGYSKITIIKYDKVKSEQYIFVETKDVNQKLCELHQKLFETG from the coding sequence ATGCTTTACAAATTGCAGAAAAATGTTTTGAAGAAAAGATATACGGTTGGTGATAGTATGAACATAGTTGTTCAAAAATTTGGTGGGACTTCTATATGTAACAAGGATCAATTTAAAAAATCCATTATTCATATTCAAAAGGAGTTAAAATTAAATCATAAAGTGATTTGTGTGGTATCGGCTATGGGGAGAAAAAAGGACCCTTACGCAACCGATACCTTAAAAAATTTAATTAATTTTCATGTTTCTAAGAAAGAACAAGATAGATTAATGTCAATTGGAGAGATTATTTCAAGTATCGTATTCACTGATTATTTAATTGAAAATGATATCAATGCGATTGCCTTATCTACTAAAGAAATAGGGATAATAACAAATAATAATTTTACTAATGCTGATATTATTAAGATTAATGATTTAGATATATTGAATAAATTATCTAAATTTGATGTATTAGTTATTCCTGGGTTTCAAGGTCAAACATTAAATGGTGAGGTCACAACCTTAGGAAGAGGTGGGAGTGATACAACCGCAATTGCTTTAGGGATTGCCCTAGATGCATTATATGTAGAAATAATCTCAGATGTTGAAGGGGTTTTTACTGCAGACCCCCGTATTGTAAAAGAAGCTATTAAAATTCCTAAATTAAATTTTGATGTATTAGTAGATATGACTAAAAATGGTTCAAAAGTATTACATGCAAAAGGGGCATTATTAGCCAAGTATAATAAAGTTAATTTACGTTTTGTTGCGATAGATGATTTTAATTGTTATACAGAAGTAGAAGATGAAAATGTATTATTAACAAATTTATCTTATCAGAATGATTATATAAAATACGACATTGAAGCAAATATTAGTGATAAAAACGTATTTGAAATAGATAATAATTATTATATTCATTCAGATGATGAAGAATTATGGAAAAATAAATTGAATGAACAAAATAAAACTTATGAAAGAACTAAAGGATATAGTAAAATCACAATCATCAAATATGATAAGGTAAAATCAGAGCAGTATATTTTTGTAGAAACAAAAGATGTTAATCAGAAGTTATGTGAGTTACATCAAAAATTATTTGAAACGGGGTGA
- a CDS encoding aspartate-semialdehyde dehydrogenase has protein sequence MKIGVVGATGVVGDKLIQLLNKTILPIDELRLIASERSTGKKVVFSKETIKVRPISDKVFENLDLVFFMATNDIAKKYVKVAVNKGCVVIDNSSVYRMIDEIPLVVPEVNFNEIKKTDRIIANPNCSTIQLVVILNALSKDNEIKRVDVSTYQAVSGAGKGAINELEDQIIHYRRGVKEARILPVKGLEKHYSILNNVIPQIDLFDDSGYSKEELKVIKESQKILKKNFSISCTAVRVPIINGHSESVTVAFINKVNLTQVFHNLWESENIIVMDDIENQVYPLAQHCRDKSEVFVGRIRKDYYDDHILHFWNVADNLLKGAAANALQIAEKCFEEKIYGW, from the coding sequence ATGAAAATCGGAGTCGTTGGTGCAACTGGTGTAGTTGGTGATAAACTGATACAGTTGTTAAATAAAACAATTTTACCTATAGATGAATTAAGACTTATCGCATCAGAAAGATCAACCGGTAAGAAGGTTGTATTTAGTAAAGAAACAATTAAAGTAAGACCGATATCAGATAAAGTATTTGAAAATCTTGATCTGGTATTTTTTATGGCAACAAATGATATTGCGAAAAAATATGTTAAAGTCGCTGTCAATAAAGGCTGTGTTGTCATAGATAATTCAAGTGTATATAGGATGATTGATGAAATTCCCTTAGTTGTACCAGAAGTTAACTTTAATGAGATTAAAAAAACAGACCGAATTATTGCCAATCCAAATTGTTCAACCATTCAATTAGTTGTCATCTTGAATGCTTTATCTAAAGATAATGAGATAAAAAGAGTTGATGTTTCAACTTATCAAGCAGTATCAGGTGCTGGTAAAGGGGCTATTAATGAATTAGAAGACCAAATCATTCATTATAGAAGAGGTGTGAAAGAAGCAAGAATTCTTCCTGTCAAAGGGTTAGAAAAACACTATTCAATTTTAAATAATGTAATCCCACAAATTGATTTATTTGATGATAGTGGATATTCAAAAGAGGAATTAAAGGTTATTAAGGAATCTCAAAAAATACTTAAGAAAAACTTTTCTATAAGTTGTACAGCAGTCCGTGTACCGATTATTAATGGACATTCTGAGAGTGTGACGGTGGCTTTTATAAATAAAGTTAATTTAACACAAGTATTTCATAATTTATGGGAATCAGAAAATATAATTGTGATGGATGATATCGAAAATCAAGTTTACCCACTTGCTCAACATTGTCGTGATAAAAGTGAGGTATTTGTAGGAAGAATCAGAAAAGATTATTATGATGATCATATATTACATTTTTGGAATGTCGCTGATAATTTATTAAAAGGTGCTGCAGCTAATGCTTTACAAATTGCAGAAAAATGTTTTGAAGAAAAGATATACGGTTGGTGA
- a CDS encoding dipicolinate synthase subunit B: MEGNKALKIAIGITGSYGKINDLVPIIKNMLLKKYTIKLFGTTSIKQHPEYVKEIEELVNDKVIYTIEDAEPFGPSKFFDCMLIAPCSGNSLSKLANALTDNAVIMAAKSTLRNCRPVIIGVSSNDALGMNGSNLMKLLVMKNIYFIPFGQDNPEEKPNSLVSDFNKTEDTIRYALMDKQIQPIIIVKNKRVDTR; the protein is encoded by the coding sequence ATGGAAGGTAATAAAGCACTTAAAATTGCGATAGGTATAACAGGATCATATGGTAAAATAAATGATTTAGTACCTATTATAAAAAATATGTTACTAAAAAAATATACAATTAAATTGTTTGGGACTACATCGATTAAACAACATCCTGAATATGTGAAAGAAATAGAGGAATTAGTCAATGATAAAGTCATCTATACGATTGAAGATGCAGAACCATTCGGACCAAGTAAATTCTTTGATTGTATGTTGATTGCTCCTTGTTCAGGCAATTCATTAAGTAAATTAGCGAATGCTTTAACTGATAATGCGGTAATCATGGCTGCTAAATCAACATTAAGAAACTGTCGTCCTGTAATAATAGGCGTATCAAGTAATGATGCATTAGGAATGAATGGGTCTAATTTAATGAAATTATTAGTCATGAAAAATATATATTTTATCCCATTTGGTCAAGATAATCCTGAAGAGAAACCAAATAGTTTGGTGTCTGATTTTAATAAAACTGAAGATACAATTCGCTATGCTTTAATGGATAAACAAATTCAACCGATTATTATTGTTAAAAATAAGCGAGTTGATACAAGATGA